Proteins from one Cicer arietinum cultivar CDC Frontier isolate Library 1 chromosome 3, Cicar.CDCFrontier_v2.0, whole genome shotgun sequence genomic window:
- the LOC101511855 gene encoding WD repeat-containing protein GTS1, translating into METITAMDVEEQPSPTPNNVNHFALKNSIQTNFGDDYVFQIIAKDDWSAMAVSLSTNSVKLYSPVVGQYYGECKGHTATINQILFSGHSNPNILSSCSSDGTIRAWDSRTFQQVSTINAGPSQEVFSFSIGGSSGNLIAAGCDSQILLWDWRNNKQIACLEDSHVDDVTQVHFVPDEPGKLISASVDGLICIFDTTGDINEDDHLESVINVGTSIAKVGFFGESYQKLWCLTHIETLGIWDWKDARNEVNFSDARALASESWTLDNVDYFIDCHYSREAEKLWVIGGTNAGTLGYFPVSYSGMATIGAAEAILEGGHTSVVRSVLPMSRIHSGLGSSASSSIYSSDIFGWTGGEDGRLCCWLSDDSPQKNQSWISSTLIMKPERTCKKNRHHPY; encoded by the exons ATGGAAACAATTACGGCCATGGATGTCGAGGAACAACCTTCGCCCACTCCCAACAACGTTAATCACTTCGCTCTTAAAAATTCTATTCAAACTAATTTCGGCGACGACTATGTTTTCCAAATCATCGCAAA GGATGATTGGAGTGCAATGGCAGTGTCACTATCAACAAATTCAGTGAAATTGTATTCACCAGTGGTGGGTCAATATTATGGAGAGTGTAAGGGTCACACTGCAACCATCAATCAGATTTTGTTTTCAGGTCATTCCAATCCCAATATTCTAAGTTCTTGTTCTTCAGATGGTACTATTAGAGCTTGGGATTCAAGAACATTTCAGCAG GTTTCTACTATCAATGCTGGTCCTTCTCAAGAAGTTTTCAGCTTCTCAATTGGAGGGTCTAGTGGAAATTTAATTGCCGCCGGTTGTGATTCACAG aTACTCTTATGGGATTGGAGAAATAATAAGCAAATTGCATGCCTTGAAGATTCTCATGTTGATGATGTTACTCAG GTTCATTTTGTCCCTGATGAACCAGGCAAGCTCATTTCTGCTTCAGTAGATGGGTTGATCTGCATATTTGATACCACCGGAGATATCAATGAAGATGATCATCTAGAATCG GTGATTAATGTGGGAACTTCAATTGCAAAGGTTGGATTTTTTGGAGAGAGTTATCAGAAGCTTTGGTGTTTAACACATATTGAAACCCTAGG TATCTGGGACTGGAAAGATGCTAGAAATGAAGTAAACTTCTCAGACGCGCGTGCTTTAGCTTCTGAAAGCTGGACTTTGGATAAT GTTGACTATTTTATTGATTGTCACTACTCCAGAGAAGCTGAAAAATTATGGGTGATTGGCGGCACAAACGCGGGTACTTTGGGCTACTTTCCAGTAAGTTACAGTGGAATGGCAACAATTGGAGCTGCAGAAGCAATTCTTGAAGGTGGCCATACAAGTGTTGTAAGAAGTGTTCTACCCATGTCCAGAATTCATAGTGGACTTGGTAGTAGTGCTAGTAGTAGTATTTATAGCTCAGACATTTTTGGATGGACAGGAGGGGAAGATGGTAGACTGTGTTGTTGGCTGTCTGATGATTCACCTCAAAAAAATCAATCTTGGATTTCAAGTACATTGATTATGAAACCAGAAAGAACTTGCAAGAAAAATCGTCATCACCCCTACTAG
- the LOC101512168 gene encoding uncharacterized protein OsI_027940-like isoform X2 encodes MSRHPEVKWAQRVDKVYITVQLADSKDAKVDLAPDGTFTFSGSAGAGDNQYELKMELFDKVNVEESKINVGVRSIFCVVQKAENGWWKRLLRGEGKPPHYVKVDWDKWADEDEEEGEVDLGGMDFSKFGGMGDDAMDDIDESDDEEQEVSKPGEQDAAGKSDGAGEAATESKEAVPST; translated from the exons ATGAG TCGTCATCCTGAGGTTAAGTGGGCTCAGAGAGTAGACAAGGTCTACATCACGGTTCAATTGGCTGATTCTAAAGATGCTAAAGTTGATCTTGCTCCAGATGGTACTTTTACCTTTTCTGGCAGCGCTGGAGCTGGAGACAATCAGTATGAGCTGAAAATGGAGCTCTTTGACAAGGTTAATGTAGAG GAGAGCAAAATCAATGTAGGAGTGCGAAGCATATTCTGTGTAGTGCAGAAGGCAGAGAATGGATGGTGGAAGAGGTTGTTGCGTGGAGAAGGCAAGCCTCCACATTATGTGAAAGTAGATTGGGATAAATGGGCCGATGAAGATGAGGAGGAAG GTGAAGTGGACTTGGGAGGGATGGATTTCTCG AAATTTGGTGGTATGGGTGATGATGCAATGGATGATATTGACGAGAGTGACGATGAAG AGCAAGAAGTGTCGAAGCCTGGTGAGCAAGATGCTGCTGGCAAGAGCGATGGTGCTGGTGAGGCAGCTACAGAGAGTAAAGAAGCTGTTCCAAGCACATAA
- the LOC101512168 gene encoding uncharacterized protein OsI_027940-like isoform X1 — protein MSRHPEVKWAQRVDKVYITVQLADSKDAKVDLAPDGTFTFSGSAGAGDNQYELKMELFDKVNVEESKINVGVRSIFCVVQKAENGWWKRLLRGEGKPPHYVKVDWDKWADEDEEEGEVDLGGMDFSKFGGMGDGGMGGLGGMGGLGGMGGLGGMEGLGGMDFSKFGGMGDDAMDDIDESDDEEQEVSKPGEQDAAGKSDGAGEAATESKEAVPST, from the exons ATGAG TCGTCATCCTGAGGTTAAGTGGGCTCAGAGAGTAGACAAGGTCTACATCACGGTTCAATTGGCTGATTCTAAAGATGCTAAAGTTGATCTTGCTCCAGATGGTACTTTTACCTTTTCTGGCAGCGCTGGAGCTGGAGACAATCAGTATGAGCTGAAAATGGAGCTCTTTGACAAGGTTAATGTAGAG GAGAGCAAAATCAATGTAGGAGTGCGAAGCATATTCTGTGTAGTGCAGAAGGCAGAGAATGGATGGTGGAAGAGGTTGTTGCGTGGAGAAGGCAAGCCTCCACATTATGTGAAAGTAGATTGGGATAAATGGGCCGATGAAGATGAGGAGGAAG GTGAAGTGGACTTGGGAGGGATGGATTTCTCG AAATTTGGTGGGATGGGTGATGGTGGAATGGGAGGCTTGGGAGGAATGGGAGGCTTAGGAGGAATGGGAGGATTGGGAGGAATGGAAGGATTGGGAGGAATGGATTTCTCT AAATTTGGTGGTATGGGTGATGATGCAATGGATGATATTGACGAGAGTGACGATGAAG AGCAAGAAGTGTCGAAGCCTGGTGAGCAAGATGCTGCTGGCAAGAGCGATGGTGCTGGTGAGGCAGCTACAGAGAGTAAAGAAGCTGTTCCAAGCACATAA